A window of Sceloporus undulatus isolate JIND9_A2432 ecotype Alabama unplaced genomic scaffold, SceUnd_v1.1 scaffold_6128, whole genome shotgun sequence genomic DNA:
TTGCTCCTCAAAGCAGTGATCTCTCCAAGTGCCTTGGacttccagaattcccagccaacttggccaatactcaggaattctgggggatGAAGTTCTCAACtcctggagaaccaaagtctgggaacgAGCGCCTTAAAGCATCCCTTCCCATCCTGACCCACCTGTGAACATTATGGGTGTCGTTGCAGCCAGGGCAATGGTCACCAGCCCGGCAACATTGGACAGGAGCCCAGCTTCGGCCACCCAGGAGTCCTGGGTCCACCGCTGGAGCAGCCGCAGCCCGGCCAAGCTGCTCAAGTAGCTCAGGTAAAGGGCGGCTGATCCGTAGCCAATCAAGACCGGGTCCCAGCAGAGCGGGCTGCTCAGTTCGTACAGCACCAGGATGTCCCGCGTCCCAAAGTGCACCAGGACCACGAGGAAGAAGGCCAGGGAGTAGAGGGCCAGCTTCTTCCGTGCCCAGCCCCGGCTGGGTGCCATGTACAGATGGGCCACGGAAACGTAGTGGCGGAGGGTGAAGAGTTTTGCCTGCCGTTTCTGGCCCACCGACTCCCGCAACACAAAAGCGGCATAGAAAGCAGCGGCGAGGCTGGCGGCAAAGACCAGCCAAAAAGGGGCCATGTAGCCCTGGGCGCGGCGCCACGGCCCCCCAAGGATGCTGGCCCCCATCCCTGCCAGGCCCAGGCAGGCCTCCAGGAGGGCCACGCGGAAGGTGCGAGAGGGACCCTCGCTGACGTCGGCCGCGTAGGCAAAGCAGGCGGCCAGGATGAGGTTGTAGTCACCCAAGAGGCCGCTCAGAATCCGGCCGGCCAACAGGTAGCCCACGGGCAACTGGGCATACATCACCGCCAGGTAGATGCCTGCCTGGAGGGCCATGCCCAGCGCCGGCAGGATGAGGACTGGGCGGCGGCCCACATGGTCACTCCAGGGGCCAAAGAGAGTGACTGCAAAGAGGCCCACCAAGAAGCCGGCCAGGTTCAGGTAGAGGTTCCAGTGGGCCACCAGCGTTTCCAGCTCCTGGGGGCAAAACAAATACGTCAGGCGGAGGAAAGTGGGATGGAGGCCTCCAAGGTGCCCCCTTGGAGTTTGCCCAGAATGACAGCAACCCACAAACCAGCTCTTGGGCCACAAGAGAGCCAAGCAAAAGGACTTGGAGGGTTCATCTTGGAAGCCAGGCAAGGAAAACCTGGGAAAGCCTCATCTCCCCAAACTTTGCTCTGCCAGgctttcaactcccagaagccccagccatcttggtcCATggccaggaatcctgggagctggagcCCAAAGGCTGGGAAGCGCTGCGGGAAAACAAGGCAAATGGGTTTTCTATTCCGTTTGCAAAATAAAAACGGCAGACAATTGTAATACTGCTAATATTTTCTGGCCTTGTATAAATtgcatataccatatatacttgactatatatatatatatataagtcgagggcaggtttgggggccaaaattatggattttgatttgagccctggataagtcgaaggcttaacctaggggcatgtaacaaaggagctaatgtggatgaagcaaaggaaaacattgccaaaaaacctacaaaatcccagcaggcataactatcaGTGCCTAGAGTAAAAGccggatggatgagagactagaaggGGGTGGCAGTGCTTCCAGAAATGTAGGTtcaaaaatggaccccaaaaaacctgggtcgacttatccatgggtcaatgta
This region includes:
- the LOC121918213 gene encoding proton-coupled folate transporter-like, which gives rise to ELETLVAHWNLYLNLAGFLVGLFAVTLFGPWSDHVGRRPVLILPALGMALQAGIYLAVMYAQLPVGYLLAGRILSGLLGDYNLILAACFAYAADVSEGPSRTFRVALLEACLGLAGMGASILGGPWRRAQGYMAPFWLVFAASLAAAFYAAFVLRESVGQKRQAKLFTLRHYVSVAHLYMAPSRGWARKKLALYSLAFFLVVLVHFGTRDILVLYELSSPLCWDPVLIGYGSAALYLSYLSSLAGLRLLQRWTQDSWVAEAGLLSNVAGLVTIALAATTPIMFTGYGLLFLSMMVTPVLRSKLSKLADETEQGALFAAVACVEGLCSLVATGVFSSLYPACLHFMKGFPFLFGALLLLLPAAIIG